The Ignavibacteriales bacterium genome has a window encoding:
- a CDS encoding ATP-binding protein: MWEQKQLGIVKEVVNATIVVLLDREITNMTKKIGDRIYYIGQIGSYVLIPIGAIYIIGMVSGIKKEETREDGVSFIRYLMTVTLVGTIRKGKYETGVSVMPTVDMVVYLLEDKDIKSIFAAYQQYNFSVGQLSLFENERAYLDPNKFFGKHLAVLGSSGSGKSYSVASILQKVAQFADTHIVLLDLHNEYRQAFPETGQYCEIASLELPFWLMNAEEMLEMFVEPSDENASIQGAVLQDLIYAAKKAKNPTLADVITIDSPVAYDLKEIRSKLHFMDTEKVTSAVGMKEGTYFGKFSRLLIRLDNKMNDPRYAFMFQPNICVETESVVPLFMTLFGLASKARITIWDMSGVPSDVVKTISALIARATFDFNFWNPQRNDLPILLVFEEAHNYLSTSTDGSKAARRTVERIAKEGRKYGVSCMIVSQRPSDISETILSQCNNFIILRLLNPTDQAYIRRLVPDSFSGLDSVVPLLRQGEAIIIGDAIPIPQRVQIDFPQPTPHSMDVKFFDKWKQSGKKTDITDVMEHWWNQKRS, from the coding sequence ATGTGGGAACAAAAGCAGTTAGGGATTGTAAAAGAAGTAGTCAACGCAACTATCGTTGTTCTCCTTGACAGAGAAATTACAAATATGACCAAAAAGATTGGAGACAGGATCTATTACATTGGTCAGATCGGCTCCTATGTGCTCATTCCCATTGGTGCCATATATATCATCGGCATGGTTTCAGGTATCAAGAAAGAAGAAACCCGTGAAGATGGGGTGAGCTTTATTCGATATCTCATGACGGTGACATTGGTAGGAACCATTCGGAAAGGAAAATATGAGACCGGTGTCTCGGTGATGCCTACAGTGGATATGGTTGTCTATTTACTGGAAGATAAGGACATTAAATCCATATTCGCCGCATATCAGCAATACAATTTTTCTGTCGGGCAGCTTTCTTTATTCGAGAATGAACGCGCATATTTGGATCCGAATAAGTTTTTTGGAAAACATCTTGCAGTCCTTGGCTCTAGCGGTTCCGGCAAGTCATATTCTGTCGCTTCCATTCTGCAAAAAGTTGCTCAGTTCGCAGATACACATATTGTTTTGCTCGATCTTCATAATGAATATCGACAAGCATTCCCCGAAACAGGCCAGTACTGTGAGATTGCATCCCTGGAGCTTCCATTCTGGCTGATGAATGCTGAAGAAATGTTGGAAATGTTTGTTGAACCATCAGATGAAAATGCATCCATCCAAGGAGCGGTTCTGCAAGATCTTATCTACGCTGCGAAGAAAGCGAAAAATCCGACACTTGCGGATGTCATAACTATCGATTCACCGGTTGCTTACGATTTAAAAGAAATTCGTTCGAAGCTGCATTTTATGGATACGGAAAAGGTGACGAGTGCGGTGGGAATGAAAGAAGGGACATACTTCGGCAAATTTTCCCGTTTGTTGATTCGCCTCGATAATAAAATGAACGATCCGCGCTATGCGTTTATGTTTCAACCAAATATATGCGTGGAAACAGAATCCGTTGTGCCACTATTTATGACACTCTTTGGGCTTGCCAGCAAAGCGAGGATTACGATATGGGACATGAGCGGCGTTCCTTCTGATGTTGTCAAGACTATTTCCGCGCTTATAGCGCGAGCGACGTTCGATTTTAATTTTTGGAATCCCCAACGAAATGATTTACCGATACTGCTTGTGTTCGAGGAAGCGCACAATTACCTCTCAACTTCAACGGATGGATCGAAGGCGGCGCGGCGTACAGTCGAGCGTATCGCAAAAGAGGGAAGAAAGTATGGCGTCAGCTGCATGATTGTGAGCCAGCGGCCATCGGATATTTCAGAAACGATTCTTTCGCAGTGCAACAATTTTATTATCCTTCGCCTTCTCAATCCGACGGATCAAGCATATATCCGCCGTCTTGTGCCAGATTCATTTAGCGGCTTGGATAGTGTCGTTCCACTTTTGCGCCAGGGCGAGGCAATTATTATCGGTGATGCAATTCCTATTCCGCAGCGCGTGCAAATTGATTTTCCACAACCGACACCGCACAGCATGGATGTTAAATTCTTCGATAAGTGGAAGCAATCCGGTAAAAAGACGGACATTACAGATGTCATGGAACATTGGTGGAATCAAAAAAGAAGTTAA
- a CDS encoding serine acetyltransferase has protein sequence MNADMEYNEFAKTLKERRDDHSLGFQMKKGTQEFVDNMMSVLFPHFCKEGFFTTEEIESRLVLLERDLKRLLIPILKDTSLHLDEIAMQFMHALPNIHDKLWLDAEAITSGDPAAESVDEVILAYPGFTAIAYYRLAHELYLMHVPIFPRLITEYAHQMTGIDIHPGARIGSSFAIDHGTGIVIGESSIIGNNVKIYQGVTLGALSVDKKFAKSKRHPTIEDDVVIYAQAIILGGETVVGRHSVIGGNVWLTASVPPFSSVYQESKVTVRPKEMTGAPIDFSI, from the coding sequence ATGAATGCTGATATGGAATATAACGAGTTTGCAAAAACCCTGAAAGAACGGCGGGACGATCATTCTTTAGGGTTTCAGATGAAGAAGGGGACGCAAGAATTTGTTGATAATATGATGTCCGTTTTATTTCCACACTTTTGCAAGGAAGGATTCTTCACTACAGAAGAGATAGAATCGCGTCTTGTCTTGTTAGAACGTGATTTGAAACGACTCCTTATTCCAATTTTAAAAGATACTTCGTTACACTTGGATGAGATAGCGATGCAGTTTATGCATGCGCTTCCCAATATTCACGATAAGCTATGGCTTGATGCCGAAGCGATCACGAGTGGCGATCCGGCGGCGGAAAGTGTCGACGAAGTCATACTTGCATATCCAGGATTCACAGCCATAGCATATTATCGCCTCGCTCACGAATTATATTTGATGCATGTTCCCATCTTCCCGCGTCTCATCACCGAATATGCGCATCAAATGACGGGTATTGATATTCACCCAGGCGCACGTATCGGCTCTTCGTTTGCAATTGATCATGGAACAGGCATTGTTATTGGTGAATCTTCGATCATCGGAAATAACGTAAAGATATATCAAGGTGTGACACTCGGAGCGCTGAGCGTGGATAAAAAATTTGCAAAATCAAAACGCCATCCGACCATAGAAGATGATGTAGTGATTTATGCTCAAGCGATTATTCTTGGCGGTGAGACTGTTGTTGGCCGTCATAGTGTCATCGGCGGTAACGTGTGGCTTACAGCGAGCGTGCCGCCCTTTTCATCTGTCTATCAAGAAAGTAAAGTCACAGTGCGTCCGAAAGAGATGACGGGCGCTCCCATCGATTTCAGTATTTGA
- the cysK gene encoding cysteine synthase A gives MKAKSVLETIGNTPHVRINRLFGGYEVWIKLERANPGGSLKDRIALSMIEDAEHRGELNPETIIIEPTSGNTGIGLAMVAAVKHYKLILVMPESMSLERRKLMTAYGAHIDLTPREKGMKGAIERANELASSMQNAWIPQQFENASNIEIHRKTTAEEIFHDFPEGIDMLVSGVGTGGHITGVAEVLKKKFKQLKVFAVEPALSPVLSGGQPSPHPLQGIGAGFIPKNLHAEILNGVVQITKEEAFEYTQRCAREEGILVGISTGASLAAVAKKLSELPKNGRVLTFNYDTGERYLSVEGLF, from the coding sequence ATGAAAGCAAAATCTGTTTTGGAGACAATTGGCAACACACCACACGTTCGTATCAATCGGCTCTTTGGCGGCTATGAAGTTTGGATAAAACTAGAGCGCGCTAATCCCGGTGGAAGCCTTAAGGATCGCATTGCATTGTCGATGATTGAAGATGCAGAGCACCGTGGAGAATTGAATCCTGAGACGATCATCATCGAACCGACTTCTGGTAATACGGGCATCGGTCTGGCGATGGTTGCAGCAGTGAAACACTACAAGCTCATTCTCGTGATGCCGGAATCCATGTCTCTTGAACGACGGAAGCTCATGACAGCCTATGGCGCTCACATTGATTTAACACCGAGAGAGAAAGGAATGAAAGGTGCCATAGAACGAGCGAACGAACTTGCATCGTCAATGCAAAACGCATGGATTCCGCAGCAGTTCGAGAATGCATCGAACATTGAAATTCACCGGAAGACAACAGCCGAAGAAATTTTTCACGATTTCCCAGAAGGGATCGATATGCTTGTCTCAGGTGTAGGCACTGGCGGTCACATTACCGGCGTGGCGGAAGTGCTCAAGAAAAAATTCAAACAGCTCAAGGTATTTGCTGTAGAACCGGCACTTTCTCCAGTTCTCAGTGGCGGGCAACCAAGCCCGCATCCGCTGCAGGGCATTGGTGCTGGATTTATTCCTAAAAATCTTCACGCGGAAATATTAAATGGCGTTGTTCAGATTACAAAAGAGGAAGCATTTGAGTACACTCAGCGATGCGCACGCGAGGAAGGTATCCTTGTAGGCATTTCTACCGGAGCGTCACTTGCCGCTGTGGCAAAGAAACTTTCAGAACTTCCAAAGAATGGGAGGGTGCTGACGTTCAACTACGACACAGGCGAACGTTATTTATCGGTTGAAGGATTGTTTTGA
- a CDS encoding AMP-binding protein: MLSQYGGGTDQQYFTLQHMIEESCQKNSSNIALSYTDEEPIRYSDLKRQIDHLSGFLRNQGVTQGDRVAILGENSPQWGIAYFAITTMGAVVVPILPDFNTSEIHHILGHSGSKVIFISERYFYKIEDLDFTEFNSVILLNDFSIINPEMSKATLRQLISDGSKELRKIKNLVLGLAGFIQKEIKEDDIASIIYTSGTTGNSKGVMLTHKNIVWNAFAASKIPDFTADDRMLSVLPLAHVYECTLGLVLPIMCGSSVYYIKKPPTAAVLLPALEMVKPTAMLTVPLIIEKMYKTRIVPEIKRRLLVRLVYKFPVVRKHIHKIAGNKLKETFGGAMRFFGVGGAALAPEVERFLRDAEFPYAIGYGLTETSPLIAGANAENTRYRSTGPIVPGLEVRIENQDSKTGIGEIAVRGPSIMKGYYRDPGLTAEVVSPDGWFHTGDLGSFDKNGFLYINGRLKNIILGPSGENIYPEVIESVINRLDIILESLVYQDEGQLVARVYLDYEKLDVEFSDIGLTESQARERIKQLCEDIKKQVNEQVSSFSRLARVIEQTAPFEKTPTQKIKRYLYAT, encoded by the coding sequence ATGCTTTCTCAATACGGCGGTGGAACAGATCAGCAGTATTTCACTCTACAGCACATGATCGAGGAAAGCTGCCAGAAAAACTCATCGAATATAGCACTTTCCTATACCGATGAAGAACCAATAAGATATTCTGACCTGAAACGGCAGATTGATCATCTCTCCGGTTTTTTGAGAAACCAAGGCGTCACGCAAGGTGACCGTGTAGCAATCCTGGGCGAGAATAGTCCACAATGGGGCATTGCATATTTCGCTATTACAACAATGGGCGCTGTTGTCGTACCGATTTTACCTGATTTTAATACTTCCGAGATTCATCATATACTAGGCCACTCCGGCAGCAAAGTCATTTTCATATCCGAACGTTATTTTTATAAGATTGAAGATTTGGATTTTACTGAATTCAACAGTGTTATTTTATTGAACGACTTTTCCATTATAAATCCGGAAATGTCGAAGGCAACGCTGCGTCAATTGATATCAGATGGAAGCAAAGAGTTACGCAAAATTAAGAACCTTGTTTTAGGTTTGGCGGGATTCATTCAGAAAGAGATCAAAGAAGACGACATCGCATCTATTATATATACATCGGGAACCACCGGAAATTCAAAGGGCGTTATGCTCACCCATAAGAACATTGTCTGGAATGCATTTGCGGCATCGAAGATACCCGATTTCACAGCGGATGACCGTATGCTCTCTGTTCTTCCGCTGGCTCATGTCTACGAATGTACACTTGGTTTAGTACTTCCTATCATGTGCGGCTCATCGGTGTATTATATAAAGAAACCTCCCACAGCCGCTGTTTTACTTCCAGCATTGGAGATGGTAAAACCAACAGCAATGTTAACTGTCCCTTTGATTATTGAAAAAATGTACAAGACACGCATTGTACCTGAAATCAAAAGACGACTTTTGGTCCGGCTCGTCTATAAATTTCCAGTGGTCCGCAAACATATCCACAAAATTGCCGGCAATAAATTAAAGGAGACATTTGGCGGTGCGATGAGATTTTTTGGAGTCGGTGGTGCGGCTCTCGCTCCAGAAGTGGAACGTTTCCTGCGCGACGCAGAATTTCCTTATGCTATTGGTTATGGATTGACAGAAACATCACCGCTTATCGCAGGGGCAAATGCGGAAAATACACGTTACAGATCCACGGGTCCTATAGTTCCCGGGCTTGAAGTGCGTATCGAAAATCAGGATTCAAAAACCGGTATCGGAGAAATTGCCGTGCGTGGGCCGAGTATTATGAAAGGATACTATCGTGATCCAGGTTTGACAGCAGAAGTGGTATCACCTGATGGTTGGTTCCATACAGGCGATCTCGGAAGTTTCGATAAGAATGGTTTTCTCTATATCAACGGTCGGTTAAAAAATATCATTCTCGGACCAAGCGGCGAGAATATTTATCCCGAAGTCATTGAATCTGTCATCAACAGATTAGATATTATACTCGAGTCTCTTGTGTATCAAGATGAAGGGCAGCTCGTGGCACGCGTGTATCTTGATTATGAAAAACTCGATGTTGAATTCTCTGATATAGGGTTAACGGAATCACAAGCGCGCGAGCGTATTAAACAACTCTGTGAAGATATTAAAAAACAGGTGAACGAACAAGTTTCTTCGTTTTCACGTCTCGCCCGTGTTATCGAACAAACAGCACCGTTTGAAAAGACACCAACTCAAAAAATTAAGCGATATCTCTATGCCACTTGA
- a CDS encoding aminopeptidase P N-terminal domain-containing protein — protein MKQVSFFVLLFLLDVPFASSQTSRTPPFAQYGMDDTDGFKPQEYQQRRAAVTAMMDSGSVAVFHANDSDNRNGDVDYKFRQNDNFLYLTGCNETNSTLILAPNGIRIDSATIAKEIFFVGEHMKSWSGDNLGLEGAKHVLGFGAQENKSVVLTTEKLKELLPQILQSKNILYYTPSLPDILFDPISSTKFVAVREVRKKLEEKYPNLTIKGSGLLVNDLRSVKSPAELVFIQKAIDATVFGCIEAIKSCEPGMYEYELQAVIEYCCTRSGCEFYGFPSIVGSGPNTLSIHYDANRRRMSGGELVVMDIGGEYHGYSADVTRTIPVNGTYSSAQREIYELVLRAQNSAIKEVRSDVPMNVSGTKAMEVLGEGLVKLGIIQDKSEAKKYCPHGISHFIGLDVHDVGSTTKLIPGMVLTMEPGLYIPDSSNCDKKYWGIGIRIEDDLLVTENGCTVLSKTAPRTVEEIEALMKQGKRSREK, from the coding sequence ATGAAACAGGTTTCTTTCTTCGTTCTTCTCTTTCTTCTAGATGTTCCATTCGCTTCAAGTCAAACTTCTCGTACCCCGCCCTTTGCACAGTATGGCATGGACGACACGGACGGCTTCAAACCGCAAGAGTATCAACAGCGCCGGGCAGCAGTTACTGCAATGATGGATTCTGGCTCTGTTGCTGTTTTTCATGCAAATGATTCCGACAATCGGAATGGAGATGTGGATTACAAATTTCGGCAGAATGATAATTTTTTGTATCTCACAGGCTGCAATGAAACGAACAGCACACTGATACTTGCACCAAACGGAATACGAATAGACAGTGCTACGATCGCGAAGGAAATCTTCTTTGTCGGAGAACACATGAAAAGCTGGAGCGGCGACAATCTTGGTTTGGAAGGAGCGAAACACGTACTTGGTTTCGGCGCTCAAGAGAACAAGAGTGTTGTGCTCACAACCGAAAAGTTGAAAGAACTCTTACCGCAAATTCTTCAATCGAAAAATATTCTCTATTACACACCTTCCTTGCCTGATATTCTTTTCGACCCTATTTCAAGTACAAAATTTGTGGCAGTACGTGAAGTGAGAAAAAAGTTGGAAGAAAAATATCCGAATCTTACAATAAAAGGTTCTGGATTGTTAGTGAATGATTTGCGCTCCGTGAAATCTCCAGCAGAATTGGTATTCATACAGAAGGCAATCGATGCTACCGTGTTTGGATGTATTGAAGCAATAAAAAGTTGTGAACCGGGGATGTACGAATACGAACTTCAAGCAGTCATCGAATATTGCTGCACGCGGAGCGGCTGTGAATTCTACGGTTTTCCCTCCATCGTCGGTTCTGGACCTAACACGTTGAGCATTCATTACGATGCAAACCGCAGGCGAATGAGCGGCGGAGAGCTCGTCGTGATGGATATTGGCGGGGAATACCATGGCTACTCAGCTGATGTAACGCGCACGATTCCGGTGAATGGAACATATTCTTCAGCACAAAGGGAAATCTACGAGCTTGTTTTACGTGCACAGAATTCAGCGATCAAAGAAGTCAGATCAGATGTACCGATGAATGTGTCGGGAACAAAGGCAATGGAAGTTCTCGGTGAAGGGTTGGTGAAACTGGGCATTATTCAAGATAAAAGCGAAGCAAAAAAATATTGCCCGCATGGGATCAGCCACTTTATAGGATTGGATGTCCATGATGTTGGTTCGACAACAAAGTTGATACCAGGAATGGTCTTAACAATGGAGCCCGGATTATATATTCCTGACAGTAGTAACTGTGACAAAAAGTACTGGGGTATCGGAATCCGAATTGAAGATGACCTCCTGGTAACCGAGAATGGATGTACAGTACTTTCGAAGACCGCGCCGCGAACGGTAGAAGAAATTGAAGCATTGATGAAACAGGGTAAAAGATCGAGAGAAAAATGA
- a CDS encoding sensor domain-containing diguanylate cyclase produces MSHLKPEECLHFFSEVLSILKSTHEPERVLSLIVDRIVRIFGCQTCAVIIIDPATEYLQVFTNHNLSHRYVKEFRRSLGTGAIAKMLSTGKPILIADGERESQLAAEVQLEHSFRSAVCLQISAELRTLGYLYADAREPDTFTEHDLRTLQSFADLTSIALNKSYLYEKNLRLDKIDHETELEKYAPFLERLNASISRAEESHESISLFILDIDNYKQIGGTYGYEASKKVLKEIASLVKARVRPMDAASRYGFDEIIVLRENASLEAGIAFAEELRKTIEEKEFTQQGIRTTVSIGIAALPKNAVSEKELLIAVKEALYDAQRNGRNRIAHL; encoded by the coding sequence ATGTCTCACTTGAAACCTGAAGAATGCCTGCACTTTTTCTCTGAAGTTCTGAGTATTCTCAAATCTACACACGAACCGGAGCGCGTGCTTTCGCTCATTGTCGATCGAATCGTGCGTATCTTCGGCTGTCAAACCTGTGCAGTGATTATCATCGATCCTGCAACGGAGTACTTGCAAGTATTCACAAATCATAATTTATCTCACCGCTATGTAAAAGAATTCCGGCGCTCGCTCGGTACCGGTGCGATTGCCAAAATGCTATCCACGGGAAAGCCAATACTCATTGCAGATGGAGAACGAGAATCACAGCTCGCGGCTGAAGTGCAGTTGGAACACTCATTTCGTTCTGCTGTGTGTTTACAGATCTCAGCAGAACTTCGGACACTTGGTTATCTCTATGCCGATGCGCGTGAACCGGATACCTTTACCGAGCACGATTTGCGGACACTCCAGAGCTTTGCCGATCTCACAAGCATTGCCTTGAATAAATCCTATCTCTATGAAAAGAATCTGCGTTTAGATAAAATTGACCATGAAACGGAATTAGAAAAGTACGCGCCTTTTCTTGAACGGCTCAATGCCAGTATCTCCCGCGCCGAAGAAAGCCATGAGAGTATCTCTCTCTTCATTTTGGATATTGATAACTACAAACAAATTGGCGGAACGTACGGCTATGAAGCGTCGAAAAAAGTGCTGAAAGAAATTGCGAGTCTTGTCAAAGCTCGCGTACGTCCTATGGATGCTGCCAGTCGTTATGGATTTGACGAAATTATCGTTCTTCGCGAGAATGCTTCACTGGAAGCAGGTATAGCATTCGCTGAAGAATTGCGCAAGACGATTGAGGAGAAAGAATTTACTCAACAGGGAATTCGCACAACGGTCAGCATTGGTATAGCGGCATTGCCGAAGAACGCTGTCTCGGAAAAGGAATTGTTGATTGCTGTCAAAGAGGCACTGTATGATGCCCAGCGCAATGGAAGAAATAGAATAGCACATCTTTAA
- a CDS encoding PAS domain S-box protein, protein MDTLHVLMIEDSENDADLVLRQLKKAHYTVYHERIETIDEMKAALKILAWDIIIADYKLPRFNASVALALLQESALDIPFIVVSDKIGEETAVELLKSGANDYIMKDKLIHLVPVVEREIEEARVRREHHQTEEALRESEERYRCLIEFSPDTVAVHANGRIVYVNPAAVKLLRAHDRSELIGKPVLDVVHPDFKEFVHKRIIGAMEYGKAQPMTEEKFLCVDGTVVDVEVVSAPITFNGINAVQVIARDITKRKRAEEALRVSEERYRTLSEAAHDMIFIVNRDDLVEYVNTSAAELFHQRPEEIIGKTRVSLFPPEISYKQQRSLQNVFETGKPHYDESKAAHKDQVIWLSTWLVPLRDDTGHVSAVMGVSRDITNRKWLEEDKQKLFHRLQEAIAQVKTLSGLLPICSVCKKIRDDKGYWQQVEGYIQKHTDAKFTHGVCPDCFPKLYPEFDTAELKGTEKLKRTKKPKGIKKQKGTKKFKKAEKKR, encoded by the coding sequence ATGGACACGTTGCATGTTCTCATGATCGAAGACTCCGAAAACGATGCTGATCTCGTATTGCGACAGTTAAAAAAAGCGCACTATACAGTATATCACGAACGAATCGAGACTATCGATGAGATGAAAGCGGCTTTAAAAATCCTCGCTTGGGACATTATCATTGCCGATTATAAATTGCCGCGGTTTAATGCGTCTGTTGCCCTCGCACTGTTACAAGAATCTGCCCTGGATATTCCCTTTATTGTCGTTTCTGATAAAATCGGCGAAGAAACTGCAGTGGAACTTTTAAAATCCGGTGCGAATGACTACATCATGAAAGACAAACTCATCCACTTGGTGCCGGTAGTAGAACGCGAAATTGAAGAGGCACGAGTGCGCAGGGAGCATCATCAAACAGAAGAAGCACTGCGTGAGAGCGAAGAACGGTATCGGTGTCTCATCGAGTTTTCCCCGGATACTGTTGCTGTGCATGCCAACGGAAGGATCGTATACGTTAACCCCGCCGCAGTCAAGTTGTTACGCGCGCACGACAGATCGGAACTGATTGGCAAACCAGTCCTCGATGTTGTTCACCCGGATTTTAAGGAATTTGTGCATAAGCGGATTATTGGAGCAATGGAATACGGTAAAGCACAACCTATGACAGAGGAAAAATTCTTGTGTGTGGATGGAACAGTCGTCGATGTGGAAGTGGTGTCCGCTCCAATTACGTTCAATGGAATAAACGCAGTTCAAGTCATAGCACGCGACATCACAAAGCGTAAACGGGCAGAAGAAGCATTGCGCGTGAGTGAAGAACGGTATCGAACATTGTCCGAAGCAGCACATGATATGATCTTTATTGTCAACCGTGATGATCTCGTGGAATACGTAAATACATCCGCTGCTGAACTATTCCACCAACGACCGGAAGAGATTATTGGAAAAACAAGGGTCTCATTGTTCCCGCCAGAAATATCATACAAGCAGCAACGATCTTTGCAAAATGTTTTTGAAACAGGAAAACCCCACTATGATGAAAGCAAAGCTGCACATAAAGATCAAGTGATCTGGCTCAGCACGTGGTTGGTGCCGCTTCGAGATGATACCGGCCATGTTTCTGCTGTGATGGGTGTCTCACGCGACATCACGAATCGAAAGTGGTTGGAAGAAGATAAACAAAAACTTTTTCACAGACTTCAAGAGGCAATCGCTCAAGTCAAGACATTAAGTGGTTTGCTCCCGATATGTTCGGTATGCAAGAAGATACGAGACGATAAAGGATACTGGCAGCAAGTTGAGGGTTATATTCAGAAGCACACAGATGCAAAGTTCACACATGGTGTATGCCCCGATTGTTTTCCGAAATTGTATCCTGAGTTTGACACTGCCGAACTAAAAGGGACAGAGAAACTGAAAAGAACAAAGAAACCAAAAGGAATAAAGAAACAAAAAGGAACAAAGAAATTTAAAAAAGCAGAGAAAAAACGATGA
- a CDS encoding class I SAM-dependent methyltransferase, translated as MNNKIKVELGDIQKTLFMPVWARAVEAKKNKPILIDKAAVKIIDLVDYDLSQMSKNISEISQIAWIARCKRFDSVIENFITNHPNGTIVNIGCGLDTTYERLNNKSILWYDLDLPDVIDLRKKFMSENGNRDFISCSFLDTKWFNKIVSPDKVLFIATGVFVYFEEGEIKNFIVKLADKFDNSELFFDVTSPKGVNIANQIIHKSGLDSKSFFKWGLKNKSIITSWDNRIRILNTFYTFKISGLRLSFRNKILGLISDSLDVQYMLHLSISKT; from the coding sequence ATGAATAATAAAATTAAAGTCGAATTAGGAGACATTCAAAAAACTCTTTTTATGCCGGTATGGGCAAGAGCAGTCGAAGCTAAAAAGAATAAACCAATATTGATTGATAAAGCAGCAGTAAAAATTATTGACCTTGTTGATTATGATTTATCGCAGATGTCGAAAAATATATCTGAAATTAGTCAGATTGCATGGATCGCACGTTGCAAAAGATTTGATTCCGTAATAGAAAACTTTATCACCAATCATCCCAACGGAACAATTGTAAATATTGGTTGTGGATTAGACACTACTTATGAAAGACTTAATAATAAGTCGATTCTTTGGTATGACTTAGACCTTCCAGATGTGATAGATTTAAGAAAGAAATTCATGAGTGAGAACGGAAACAGAGACTTTATTTCATGTTCTTTTCTTGACACAAAATGGTTTAATAAGATTGTTAGCCCTGATAAGGTTCTGTTTATAGCAACCGGAGTATTCGTTTATTTTGAAGAAGGAGAAATAAAGAATTTCATTGTTAAGCTCGCCGACAAATTTGATAATTCCGAATTGTTTTTTGATGTAACATCCCCCAAAGGAGTTAATATAGCAAACCAAATAATTCATAAATCTGGATTAGATTCCAAATCATTCTTTAAATGGGGTCTAAAGAATAAGTCAATCATAACTTCATGGGATAATAGGATTAGGATATTAAATACGTTTTACACCTTCAAGATAAGTGGGCTTCGATTGAGTTTTAGAAATAAAATCTTGGGCTTGATTTCAGATTCTCTTGACGTGCAGTATATGCTACATTTGTCGATATCAAAAACATAA
- a CDS encoding isoprenylcysteine carboxylmethyltransferase family protein, with protein sequence MGGVLFTFPLVWLGRKILDRHRTMGRAIWTTTFVHVGLGFTFGVPIVRAVTTHQDWSGWVLPVPSGIGLALVIITGVASLLVVVNLALKGFGAPFFIQLSRKLAVDWLYAWTRNPMVLAGLAWFLSLGIWFQSVLFVLWVLILFAPALLFFVKVYEERELEIRFGASYMEYKSRTPMLFPRRPIS encoded by the coding sequence ATGGGAGGGGTATTGTTTACATTCCCCCTTGTTTGGCTCGGCAGGAAGATACTAGACCGACACCGAACAATGGGCCGCGCCATCTGGACGACGACGTTTGTACATGTTGGTCTGGGTTTTACGTTTGGTGTTCCTATAGTTCGAGCAGTAACCACGCATCAAGATTGGTCTGGTTGGGTACTCCCAGTACCATCTGGAATCGGCTTGGCGCTGGTCATTATTACTGGGGTGGCTTCTTTGCTGGTAGTGGTAAACCTTGCTTTGAAAGGATTCGGTGCCCCCTTTTTCATACAGCTCAGTCGGAAATTGGCGGTAGATTGGTTGTATGCTTGGACTCGTAATCCTATGGTGCTTGCAGGTCTGGCCTGGTTCCTATCATTGGGAATCTGGTTTCAGTCAGTGCTGTTTGTGCTCTGGGTTCTCATCCTGTTTGCACCAGCATTGCTTTTCTTCGTGAAAGTGTATGAAGAGCGAGAATTGGAGATTCGATTTGGGGCATCCTACATGGAGTACAAATCCAGGACGCCTATGTTGTTCCCAAGAAGACCAATAAGTTGA